In Anolis carolinensis isolate JA03-04 unplaced genomic scaffold, rAnoCar3.1.pri scaffold_15, whole genome shotgun sequence, the DNA window ATGGTGAGCACGATCCCCCATTTGTGGTCACTCGCGGTGTCGGTCAAGGCGAGGCCGATGTCCCGGCCGTTCAGCATGAAGGACAGTCCAGCCAGCGCTCCTAGGGGTCCGAACAACACAGAAATACGATTGGAGCCAAACGATTTTCTGCTAGCTGCAGAAAATTCCGCCAattgaaagatcagcagttccggcccgggtcggggtgagcacccgccgtcggccccagctccctgcccacctagcaggtcaaaaacagaaaattgggtagataaataggtactgctttaagcagggaggtaataaaaggcgaccataataataataataataataaccaggagGGCAGGAAATGTGTTATACTTCTCATTTTTTGGAAGTGGGAAAGGAGgcatatataaattaaataaaaataaggggAAACGAAACCTGCCACTACCGATGGCGAGGACCAAGATGAACGGTCTCCTCCGGCCCAAAGGTGAGGTGCACCGGTCACTCCAGGCACCAAGCAAAGGTTGCAGCAAAAAACctgaaaagaggggaaaaaatcgtGCAATTATTTGAGATGCCACGTGACACTTCACgccctgcttgctgtgagctgaatgctcaactataagtatcctgtctcTGCATACTTGTGGGTGCCCTGCtgttttttgggtagttttcctaACAGAAATTAGGGTGCGTTTTAGGAGCTGACAAATATGGTAACTGACTTGCAATTGAATGACACTTCATgccctgcttgctgtgagctgaatgcgcaactataagtatcctgtctcTGCACACTTGTGGGTGTCCTGcttttttgggtagttttccctaacacagaGAAAATCCTAAGAGAAATTAGGGTGTGTTTTAGGAGCCAACAAATATGGTAGCTGACTTGCAATTGAatgacacttcacgctctgcttgctgtgagctgaatgctcaactataagtatcctgtccCTGCATACTTGTGGGTGTCCTGcttttttgggtagttttccctaacacagaGAAAATCCTAAGAGAAATTAGGGTGTGTTTTAGGAGCCAACAAATATGGTAACTGACTTGCAATTGAATGACACTTCACgccctgcttgctgtgagctgaatgcgcaactataagtatcctgtctcTGCATACTTGTGGGTGTCCTGcttttttgggtagttttccctaacacagaGAAAATCCTAAGAGAAATTAGGGTGTGTTTTAGGAGCCAACAAATATGGTAGCTGACTTGCAATTGAATGACACTTCACgccctgcttgctgtgagctgaatgcgcaactataagtatcctgtctcTGCATACTTGTGGGTGTCCTGcttttttgggtagttttccctaacaaccAGAAAAGCCTAACAGAAATTAGGGTGTGTTTTAGGAGCCGACAAATATGATAACTGACTCGCAATTGAATGACACTTCACgccctgcttgctgtgagctgaatgctcaccTATAAGTATCCTGTCTCTGTCCTGCTGTTTTTTTGGGTAGTTTTCTCTAACACCCAGAAAATCCCAACAGAAATTAGGGTGTGTTTTAGGAGCTGACAAATATGGTAACGGACTTGCAACTGAATGATCACTCCCGCATTGAGTGGCCACTCACACTCACCCAAAATGGGGCTGATGAACCAAACCATCCCGTAGAGCTGATCTGGCAAACCCATTTGGAGCAGCGCCGGCGTCACGTAAGCCGTCTCCATGGCATAGCTGAACTCGATCCCGAAGAGGATGCACCCGTTGAAGACCAGCTCCAGGAAGGACCTCTGCGGGTGGATCTCGCCAAAGTGGATCCGGTCGATGGGGCACGGGGTGTTTGGGGGCGGCGGTGGGGAGGGCCGAATGTGTTTCCGCCTCTTGGGGTGCCGCTTGAAGTTGTTGGCGCGGTGGCTGATGTGGCGGGTGATGGAGCCGGAGTAGCCCGTCACCTGGGAGCGCCACAGGTCCGGAGGAGCGAGAGCCGGGAAGAGCGCGTCGCCGGACGGACTCGCCGCGGCATTCGGAGGGATCATGGCGGAGTGGCCTGCGAGGGGGACACCACTGCTTAGCCATCATACATGAACATGTGTCACTTGGGGAACAAGAAACATATGAGCGAGGGGAGGTCGCTCATGCCAGGAAGatcctactctcagtcccaccaccttcagAAGCACAATGggtgggaacgagagataggaccttctcagtggtggcaccttggttgtggaactccctccctaatgataCCAGTTTGAGCCCATCATGTATACTCAGGGCGCTTGGAGAACAAGATATGAGCGAGGGGAGTTCGCCCATGCTGGGGAGatcctactctcagtcccaccaccttcagaagcacgactggtgggaaagagagagagggccttctgggtgttggtgcctttattgtggaactcccttcccagtgataCCAGTTCGAGCACTAACTTGACCACAATAAAGTTCTTAAGAACTTCCATTGTGTATATTCAGAGCGCTCAGGGAACAAGAAACATATGAGCGAGGGGAGgttctgctctcagtcccaccaccttcagAAGCACGGCTGGTAAgaacgagagacaggaccttcttgaTGGTGGTGCCTTcattgtggaactcccttcccagtgataCCAGTTCGAGCGCTAACTTGGCCACGGTTAAGTTCTTAAGAATTTGCATAGTGTATACTCAGGGTGCTCGGGGAACAAGAAACATATGAGCGAGGGGAGCTCACTCTTGCTGGTGAGATCCTACTCTCAGTCCGACCAACTTCAGAAGCCAAATCGGAGGTAAGTCGTAAGGAGTCAAAAAAGGTGCATCAGCGCCTCCGAACAAAtgtcgtttgacaccactttaactgcattgggagttgtagtttgggcgaGGCACTAAAGCACTAAAgaacttgccaaactacaactccgccACGAAGCGGATTCAAGTGGTATGAAAACTACAGACACACCCCGCATCTTACTGCCTCATTGCACCTCATCCTCTTTAAAtccagcagaattctgggatttgtagttcgacGAAGGCCTAGGACCTAACCTGGATGGGCTGCTGAAAGGCCCCTCCTGAAAGTGGATTCGAACTGGATCCAAAGTCTAGTGTGACGAGATCCTATAATGGGAGTTTGTAGCTCAATAGAGGGCCTTACACctacagaactacaactcccagcatcccattgAGAATAGAGATGCATTCACTTGGATCCTTAAAAAAAGGATGCTGACCCATGAAAAAGGCCTGGCTATGGACCGGAGGAAATCTGTGTTTCTTACCTGGGCGTGGACATCAAGGTGGAGCATCCGTGGGAGAACAAGGAGGAGGCAGGGTGGCCTCTCCGCTCCTGGACCAGGGAGGAGGGGTGGCCGGTGATGTCACGGTGGTGCGTCTTCCCCTCCTTCTTTTCCCGCAGCATCCTGCGTCCGCCTTCCTTGCCTTAAAGAGGCAGCGCCAGGCAGCATCCTTCCTCCGCAGCCCCGGAAGGAGACGTGGTTGGGTACCACTTGGGCTGCGCAATGCtacggagtcctgggagttgtagttcagcaagactcttgtccttctctggatgcatctatgctgtaaggAGGATGCATTTTGCTacgactcaatgctataaagtcctatgagttgtagttcataaaaaccctcagccttctctgtctggagtcctgggagttgtagttcagcaagaCTCTtgtccttctctgggtgcatctatgctgtaaggTGGATGCATTTTGCTACGACTCAATGCTAtcgagtcctgggagttgtagttcataaaaaccctcagccttctctgtctggagtcctgggagttgtagttcagcaagaCTCTtgtccttctctgggtgcatctatgctgtaaggTGGATGCATTTTGCTacgactcaatgctataaagtcctatgagttgtagttcataaaaaccctcagccttctctgtctggagtcctgggagttgtagttcagcaagactcttgtccttctctggatgcatctatgctgtaaggAGGATGCATTTTGCTacgactcaatgctataaagtcctatgagttgtagttcataaaaaccctcagccttctctgtctggagtcctgggagttgtagttcagcaagaCTCTtgtccttctctgggtgcatctatgctgtaaggTGGATGCATTTTGCTACGACTCAATGCTAtcgagtcctgggagttgtagttcataaaaaccctcagccttctctgtctggagtcctgggagttgtagttcagcaagaCTCTtgtccttctctgggtgcatctatgctgtaaggTGGATGCAttttgctatgactcaatgctatagagtcctgggagttgtagttcaccaagacccttagccttctctgtatggagtcctgggagttgtagttcagcaagaCTCTtgtccttctctgggtgcatttatgcTGTAAGGTGGACTCActttgctatgactcaatgctatggagtcctgggagttgtagttcagaaaaACCCTTAGTCTTCTCTgtctggagtcctgggagttgtagttcagcaagacttgtccttctctggatgcatctatgctgtaaggTAGATGCATTTTGCTACAACTCAATGTTATAGAGTCCTATGAGTTGTAGTTCAGAAAAACCCTTAGCCTACTCTgtctggagtcctgggagttgtagttcggcaagactcttgtccttctctggatgcatctatgctgtaaggTGGATGCATTTTGCTACGACTCAATGTTATAGAGTCTTATGAGTTGTAGTTCAGAAAAACCCTTAGCCTACTCTGTCTGGAGtccggggagttgtagttcagcaagactcttgtccttctctggatgcatctatgctgtaaggtcttatggagtcctgggatagTTTACCAAGGGCCTTAACCTTTtctgtatggaatcctgggagttgtagttcaccaaggcCCTTGTCCTTCTCTGGAGCATCTACACTATCAGGTGGACTCACTTTGctgcagctcaatgctatggagtcctgggagttgtcattcagcaagggccttagccttctctgggtgtatctacactatcgAGTGGACATActttgctatgactcaatgctatagagtcctgggagttgtagttcataaaaaacccttagccttctctgtctggagtccggggagttgtagttcagcaagactcttgtccttctctggatgcatctatgctgtaaggTGGATGCATTTTGATACGTCTCAATGCTATAgagtcctgggagtcgtagttcaccaAGGCCCTTAACCTTtttggggcatctacactgtagggcgGACTCTCTTTGCTACGACTCAATACTATAgagtcctgggagtcgtagttcagcAAGTAATTAGCcctctctgggtgcatctgcactgtagggtcatgtggccagcatgactgcatggagtgccattacttccccgccggagcagtacctattcatctactcacatttgcatgttttcgaacgactaagttggcagaagctggggctaacaacaggaactcaccccactcgccggattcgaaccgccgaccttttggacagcaagttcagctgctcagcaggTCAGGGTTTCGACAATGCGCTGAATGCGCGGCTGCTTTTGCGCCGAAGTCCTAATAGGATTAACTTCCAATAGCTTTGCTGGAGTTGTATGTGGAATCGCGGACTACGGGATGGCAGCAGGCGCGGATATCGTCACCCTCGTCTTGGGCGCTTTGGGACTGGCGCTGCTCGTCCTCTCCGCCGGGTCTGATTGCTGGAGGGTAAGGCCCGGGGgcgatgggagttggagttggaAAAAGTTCCAATTCAACCACGGGATGAATTGGAACTGGGGGGGATCCGGTTGCCAAGCGGCGGAATCCGCACTCGGCGGCATTTCTTGTGTTTCGGGAGAGAAAAGGTCAGCCTTGCTTCTCGGAGACCTccgactgtgttgtcgaaggtttacTAATCTGGAAAAGAAGCCGTTCTTTGCATTTCCCAATAtatagaagtcattcatttctatAGGGTTCGCTATTTAAACACGGGTTTGCGTATCCGCGGATACTGCAGACTTGCAGGCTTCTATATCCGCGGTATTGCATTCAAGAACGTACGATGCTCtgcagagatatatatatatatatatatatatatatatatatatatatatatcctgccaatcgaaaagtcagcagtttgggcccgggtcggggtgagcacccgctgttagccccagctccctgccgatctagcagaaatgtgagtaggtaaataggtacagCTTGTTGCgaggaggtaataaaggcgcccttacAAGCATCAATCATTGATACGGCTAAGGATGATAAAGCAAGTCAGCAGTTTGAGTCTAGGTCGGGGTGAGCatcctctgttagccccagctccctgcccatctagcagaaatgtgagtaggtaaataggtactgcttttagaggggaggtaataaaggtgcaCTTAAGAGCATCGATCATGGGGACGGCTAAGGACGATAAAGCAAGTCAGCAGTTTGAGCCcgagttggggtgagcacccgctgttagccccagctccctgcccatctagcagaaatgtgagtaggtaaataggtacagTTTTTAGTGaggaggtaataaaggtgcccttaCAAGCATCGATCATGGGGACGGCTAAGGACGATAAAGCAAGTCAGCAGTTtgagcccaggtcggggtgagcacccgttgttagccccagctccctgcctatctagcagaaatgtgagtaggtaaACAGGTACTGCTTGTTGCGAGGAGATAATAAAGGCGCCCTTATGAGCATCGATTACGGGGACGGCTAAGGACAATAAAGCTCCTTGGCACGGAAGATGGAGCGAGGCCAGAGTCGAGCACAGTCTCCAAGGTGCCGGAAATAAGacgggaaagcctttacctctgtttgtgtattgtctgtccttcttAATTGTATAATAGCATTGAacatttgttgtgtgtcttctggaatccgccctgagtcctctcaaggagacagagcggaatataaataaagtatattattattattattattattattattattattattaattgggaCTATTGATGTCATATCGAGATAGTTCCTCCTGCAACTTTCAAGGCCCGTTTGTGCGGAATCCTTGCACGTCTTGACccttctttcctccagcaagatGCCAAGGATCCCCTCTCGTCGGTGGGACTGAGTGTCCGGTGCCGCGGCTTGTGGAGCGAGTGCGTCTTCGACAACGTGGCCGACCTCTGGACCTGCGACATTCCCATTTCCTATCTCGGCGAGCATCCTGGTAAGAGGCAGAAAAACCCATCCCGACAGAAGGGACCCGATTGTGACGGTGGGCAGTTAAGGTCCACTAGCTAtgtccggccacgtgttgctgtggcttatgggaatgctttgttggccaggtggagtagCAGTGAAGAGAttgcctacccttctgaccagcaaccaggattgaaaacggctcttcctcgttctctaatttgcccgttattttccaggttttttgtttgaaagacatagatgggatgacgatgtcttttgtggccaaatttggtgtgattgggttcagtggttttgttgtttactcggtcctacaaacgtacatgacatttttatatagatagatagattccagGGGTACATCTaagtcccgagtcccttcggggagacaggTAAAGTTTATCAgagtgagttaaaccactaaacaacagaaaatcctgccaagagaaaggttggtagttcaagcCCAGGTCGAGCTTGAACTCCCTGCTCACCTAGCAAatcgaaaacagaaatgtgagtagataaataggtaccgctttaagcagggaggtaataaaaggcacTCATAAGGACACGTCAGAGGATGTCCAAGGacgacaaagctcctcggcatggaagaataCAACAACAGCAGCTCCCCATGGCCAAATCGAGCACAGccggatgccggagatgaaaaaagggaagccttgcctctgtttatgtactgtctgtctctgtcaattttttctctttttccctaTGGAGTGTgattctcttctctctttccagGCGTCCTTGTGGTCACCCGGGTCTTGGTGATCCTCTCCGGCTTGATGACTTTTTCTGCTATGCCCACGTTCATTGCCGGGATGGGTTGCACCAAGCTTTTCCACGACAACGTTCCTCTGAAACATCAGTTTTCTCTTGCAGCTGCGACTCTATTTCTCCTGGGAGGTAAGAAGAAAGGCGGCCGGGACATTGTGTTGTTGCAAGCGATTGATGGGGACTCAAAATGGCAATAAAGTCCAAAAACTCTACTGAGCATAATGCATCAATTTCTGAAAACCACAATGTAGGGTTCGCTTCTCTTTAATAGGTCTTTCCGGAGCGGTCGCAGTTTTTTGGTACGCTGTCGACACCGTCCAGAAGTACAAACTGGAGGTAGGTCGAACTTCAAACAAGAGTTCAGATATCTAGAATATCCCCGCAATTGCGAGATATCCTCGCAATTCAGCAATTGGGTTTCGTCATGCCTCGATAGTGAAGGATTCGTAAAGTTGCGTGTCTTTCCCATTTCTGGAAAAGCCGAGAATCTATGAACATGAGTATCATTTttgtatgtgatcttttatgacttgttttttattgttgattgacttgttttattgctttgtttttatattgttgatgtccaggcttggccccatgtaagccgccccgagtccctttgggtataaaatattattattattattattattattattattattattattattattattattattatcagacttCCCCAAAGATATGAGCCATAGACCCAAGATCCATACAGTAACGCATTGTGGCCCTCAAGTAAACAATCTCTTAATTTAAGGAAAGCCATGAAGCCGTTATTTCGATGATTTCTCACTCGCTGGTTTCTCACAAATTCTCTGCGACCTCCGTAACCTGACTCTCTCCTCCCGGAGACCGAGTCTCCAAATTCTAGTAACTCTTCTACTAACTTCTTGCGTGTTCCTAGGGGAAAGATCTCTCCCTTCCAGCTCCTTATCTGGTGTTGCTAAGGCACGACTAGGAGAAAGGTCCTCTTTATCATCTGATGCCACAGCATCTCTCTTTCTGCTCTGCCTTTCAGTAGGCACAAACCGTTCTCTAAAGCAGAATCTTGATCTAAAATCTCCTCCTTTCTCTCACTGTATTACCcatcagtcctcacaacctctgataacACAATCCCCTCGTCTTCAGCCTCTGGCGGAACTACAACATCCGTTCTCTTCCAGGTCAGCTTGGGCATCCCTGGCGTGACTTATGAGCTCGGCTATTCCTTCTGGGTGGCGGCCGCCGGGGTGGCGAGTGCCATGTCCAGTGGCCTTTTGTTGGTGGTTGCCAACTGTCTTCGAACCCAGAATCCAAGGAAGAAGGAGCCGGTCCATGAACGAAGGCTGGGAACCTACCTGTGATGCTTTCTTCAGACTCTTTCTCTCACCTCTTATTAAACCAGGGTCATTCCGATGCGCCTTTTGCCTCCAGTGAGTTGCTTTTCCCATCTATTTGCATTGCTCATTATAAATACATACCAGACTCCCACTATCTGCAGAACTCTCCGCTGCAGTTTTGAATTTAGTAATTTAATATTttgactcggggggggggggtcagggctCAACAACAGTAGTACTAACAGAGTTACTCCATACTCCGGGACATCCGTAAAGTAATCCAATGGAACTCCAGACTCCCAGTATCTTCAGAACTCTCCGCTGCAGTTCTGAGTTTAGTAATTTAATATTttgactcgggggggggggggctcaataaCGGTAGTACTAACTGAGTTCTTCCATATTACGGGACGTCCGTAAAGTAATCCAATGGAACTCCAGAATACTAACAGAGTTCCTCCATACTCCGGGACATCCGTAAAGTAATCCAATGGAACTCCAGACTCCCAGTATCTTCAGAACTCTCCGCTGCAGTTCTGAGTTTAGTAATTTAATATTTTGACTTGGGGGTCAGGGCTCAACAACAGTAGTACTAACAGAGTTCCTCCATACTCCGGGACATCCGTAAAGTAATCCAATGGAACTCCAGAATACTAACAGAGTTCCTCCATACTCCAGGACGTCTGTAAAGTAATCCAATGGAACTCCAGACTCCCAGTATCTtcagaactctccgctgcggtTTTGAGTGTAGTAATTTAATATTTTGACTCGGGGGCAGGGCTCAACAACAGTGGTCCCTCCATTCTCTGGGACGTCCGTAAAGTAATCCAATGTAACTCCAGACTCCCAGTATCTtcagaactctccgctgcggtTTTGAGTTTAGTAATTTAGTATTTTGACTTGGGGGTCGGGGCTCAACAACAGTTGTACTAACAGAGTTCCTCCATACTCCAGGACATCCGTAAAGTAATCCAATGGAACTCCAGACTCCCAGTATCTTCAGAACTCTCCGCTGCAGTTCTGAGTTTAGTAATTTAATATTTTGACTCGGAGGACAGGGTCAGGGCTCAACTCTGAGTTTAGTAATTTAATATTTTGACTCAGGGGGTCAGGGCTCAAAAACAGTAGTACTAACAGAGTTCCTCCATACTCCAGGACATCCGTAAAGTAATCCAATGGAACTCCAGACTCCCAGTATCTTCAGAACTCTCCGCTGCAGTTCTGAGTTTGGTAATTTAATATTTTGActtgggggcggggtcagggctcAACTCTGAGTTTAGTAATTTAATATTTTGACTCGGGGGGTCAGGGCTCAACAACAGTAGTACTAACAGAGTTCCTCCATACTCCGGGATGTCCGTAAAGTAATCCAATGGAACTCCAGATTCCCAGTATCTtcagaactctccgctgcggtTCTGAGTTTAGTAATTTAATATTTTGACTCGGCGGGCGGGGTCAGGGCTCAACAACAGCAGTACTAACAGatgaacaaacatacatacatgcatgaaTGTTTACATATAGGTATAGATTgacttactctattattattattattattattattattattattattattattactattactattgttattattaactttCTCAAGAATTCTCGGTGAGCTCCGCAACCTGATTCTCTCCCTCCCGCcgttctccccatggggacccaAAAAGGGTCCTGGCAACAGAGTTCTTTCTGACATGCAATGTTGTTGGTGTCACACTCGGGATGCGACCGCATACATCTTGGAGTGGACGGTCCGTGGATGATAGACGGTGCGCTGGAACCTTCTGGAAGGGGCGGCATCACCTTTGGGAAGGAGAAATAGAGAATCGATGTTCCCAAAGCTCTGCGATGCTCAGGGCGCATTCCCTACACTGGCTTccctgaccatgttccagaagcattctctcctgacgtttcgcccacatctcagcctggggaatcctttgttgggaggtgttacctgaccaacaaaggattcccccagtgtCATCTCCAGATACAGAGCAAGccctgacaaagaacagatgccagccataagacgggccagccataaaacctcaattgccctctggtatgtgagagaccctatataaatgggatacagagaagattctggtattctgtacaatgatgatgtcatgatctccgatctttgacatctccggacacagagcaagtgctgacaaagaacagatgccagccataaaatgggccagccataaaacctcaattactctctggtatgtgagagcccctatataaatgggctacagagaagattctggtattctgtacaataatgatgtcatgatctccgatctttgacatctctggacacagagcaagtgctgacaaagaacagatgccagacataaaacgggccagccataaaacctcaattacccccggtatgtgagagcccctatataaatgggctacagagaagattctggtattctgtacaatgatgatgtcatgatctctgatctttgacatctctggacacagagcaagtgctgacaaagaacagatgccagacataaaacgggccagccataaaacctcaattacccctggtatgtgagagcccctatataaatgggctacagagaagattctggtattctgtacaataatgatgtcatgatctccgatctttgacatctccggacacagaccaagtgctgacaaagaacagatgccagccataaaacctcaattaccctctggtatgtgagagcccctatataaatgggctacagagaagattctggtattctgtacaataaaaacctgttggaatctaccagcgtgtgtcttggtgctttcttctagtggaagacttacccacagcacaactggaagaagagaatctAACACCCAGGCAGGACGTGACCTACTCTCCCCATGTTTTGGAGAGATTCGCACACCcgctgatttttggtgaatttttaaataaatcttccaaaaagtatttttataagaaaactacaaagcccattgTGGCTTAAATAGGACGTCTTACCACTGACCTTTGACGGCATAAAGGCAGCAGGTCAGCGCAATGGAGGCCACCAAACAGCCCACGGACCCGGCCATGCCCATCCAGCAAGACCAGCCAAAGTCGTGGTAGATGCCCAGAAACACGCTGTGGAGCAACAAGGTGGACCTCTCCATGTAGACGTCGACGGCATACCAGATGGAACCCACCAGTCCAAAGATGCCTGAAAGGAGAGCAATtcggaaaaaaaaaagagagagagagaataacagaattattatatttatttataatacaaATTTATGGTGGAAAGTCTTGCGCTGTTCAATAGATTATCAGTGGAAGGTACTACCTGTTGGAGGgtgtaaatgtaaataaatagaagctttaccactgttTCTGAACCAAAATACACCCTGCGGTATAATAatgtaactttacttcagttcaaaagctcaaacagagcaacaa includes these proteins:
- the LOC100562193 gene encoding claudin-16 isoform X2 encodes the protein MVSHKCRGLWRECVTNMQDGIRTCDQYDSILAEHPMKIVVTRALLITADILSVFALVLLVSGLDCVKFLKDEPQIKLKMCYSSGFVLGVGSIFGLVGSIWYAVDVYMERSTLLLHSVFLGIYHDFGWSCWMGMAGSVGCLVASIALTCCLYAVKGDAAPSRRFQRTVYHPRTVHSKMYAVASRV
- the LOC103282011 gene encoding claudin-16 codes for the protein MAAGADIVTLVLGALGLALLVLSAGSDCWRQDAKDPLSSVGLSVRCRGLWSECVFDNVADLWTCDIPISYLGEHPGVLVVTRVLVILSGLMTFSAMPTFIAGMGCTKLFHDNVPLKHQFSLAAATLFLLGGLSGAVAVFWYAVDTVQKYKLEVSLGIPGVTYELGYSFWVAAAGVASAMSSGLLLVVANCLRTQNPRKKEPVHERRLGTYL